From the Betaproteobacteria bacterium genome, the window GGAGGCGCGCCCGTTCCCGCGTGTACTCGTCCTGCGTGATCTTGCCGGCATCCAGCGCCTGCTTGAGGTCGGCGAGCTGCTGACCGTACTTGGTCGTGGAAAGCTCGCTTTTCACTTCCTTTTCGCCGCCGCCGCACCCGGTCGCCAGAGCAAGCGCGAGCGACAGTACGACTCCTGCGATCTTGGCAGTGGCAGCGCGCATCCTGGACTCCGGATTGTGGGACGGGCGTTTCGACATCGAGCGTTTCCTCGTCGGTGCGGCCGTGGATTCTAGGAAGCGCTGCGCGCTGCGTCAACGCGACGCCGGCGCCGCGCCGTCACCAGTCGCCGATGATCCGGCGACGCTCGCGTTCGTATTCCTCGCGGGTGATTGCGCCGGAGTCCAATTGCTTGCGCAGGTTGGCGAGCTGCTGCCCGGTGCTCGCATCGGTGTTCCGGGTGGAAGAGGACCACCAGCCGCAGCCCGGCAGCAACGCTGTCGCGCCGATCGCGAGTGCGATCGACAGCGTCGAGAGCATGCGCGCAAAAGACCTCTGTCGCAGGTCGCGTCGAATAAGTTTCATGGGCAACGTGAGGAAGCGGGAAAGCCTGTACAGCTGCGGTCGGGCCGCTGCATTTGCCTGGAGTTTAGGCAAAGGCACACCGCGGCGTCAACGCAGCGGATTGCTGCTCA encodes:
- a CDS encoding SHOCT domain-containing protein, whose amino-acid sequence is MKLIRRDLRQRSFARMLSTLSIALAIGATALLPGCGWWSSSTRNTDASTGQQLANLRKQLDSGAITREEYERERRRIIGDW
- a CDS encoding SHOCT domain-containing protein, with the protein product MRAATAKIAGVVLSLALALATGCGGGEKEVKSELSTTKYGQQLADLKQALDAGKITQDEYTRERARLLKGN